One segment of Pontibacter akesuensis DNA contains the following:
- a CDS encoding UvrD-helicase domain-containing protein has translation MPSTFKIYSSSAGSGKTYHLTKEYLKLALHTSDPDYYRSVLAITFTNDAAAEMKERILSALRNFNDSSLPEKDKQKSEQLLDGITQDLKLEYPEEHLDKEEVRMRAAKLFRQILYNYSEFSVSTIDSFVNKIVQAFTRELNIPQNFEVDLDSNTLLRTAVSLLLDKVTDSKNDLLSQTLEQYALEKAREGKSWTMLPDDLMDFARNLLNEQVYEAITDLQQLSLEDFREVREQLFLVQKQVAETVQEAAQQAMQLFEQADVSPADLYQSTRGIYSYFNTWLKTVDLNYGNSNAAKTIADDKWYGGKASSAAKAQIDSIKQPLTELYFHIEEIKDKYAATFTLIQQVVPHLYKVSLLNELEKCLQEIKLDKNTVHISEFNKRIIDIVLMEPVPFIYERLGEKYKHILIDEFQDTSVLQWNNLLPLVDNALASGHFSMVVGDAKQAIYRWRGGEMEQILHLYKGSTKQLYENRRHGPLIRERYESVDQARQPENLSTNYRSRSEIIDFNNELFTFISQGHANFGMFTSIYDKDFTQQVPTGSDKGGGHIQVLFTHEDDLNLQYDLNGCARTATLYEGYKNEELLTYDESTLNMVLQLVRHGLSEGYALKDMAILCRTNVKSKLIANFLKERRFDIISQDSLSLQFAEVINLIIAMFRVFNRPNDSLAKSEALYLVCKVSLETVPDVEMTKTIADIANDKENASFFEQLRVFGFDVQERETGNLSIYELTEKLIRIFSLLGKNNESEYLFRFLDLVLEYSLKHSNNLNNFLSYWEVQKDKLSINTPKNRNAITITSIHKSKGLAYPIVIIPFADWSTSPKPGNLMWSQLPDDVHVTGKLRSVAVNTSSRLENTILSEQYNTELEKTFIENLNMLYVALTRPIDRLYLIGDARELLDERKAPKLDVQAKNVSHLLYRFLVHKELWAFGQHCYQLAQGKQQVARRDDASDNDTTYRVDHLASTDWEQRLKIKQHANNVFDFETQTVQRQQNRKLHYALARIAFAPELDRVLRQMVYEGIISEREKPEVAQKLKQVISHPRLRYYFTNKVVVEHEKEVLDARAYLYKPDRIVFDGDTVVLMEFKTPPPEPEHRYRLDHYAVRFRQLGYQKVKCVLYYFETEEVKTWQYGSKKTEQLGLEL, from the coding sequence ATGCCCTCAACATTCAAGATATACTCCTCCTCCGCCGGCTCTGGCAAAACCTATCACCTCACAAAGGAATACCTGAAACTGGCCCTGCACACCTCCGACCCGGACTATTACCGGTCGGTGCTGGCAATAACGTTCACCAACGATGCCGCCGCTGAAATGAAGGAACGTATTCTTTCTGCCTTGCGCAACTTTAACGATTCAAGTCTGCCGGAGAAGGACAAGCAGAAAAGTGAGCAATTATTGGATGGCATAACACAGGATTTAAAGTTGGAGTACCCGGAGGAGCATCTTGACAAAGAGGAGGTGCGCATGCGCGCAGCAAAGCTCTTCCGCCAGATCCTCTACAATTACTCGGAGTTCAGCGTCAGCACCATCGATAGCTTTGTAAATAAAATTGTGCAGGCTTTCACGCGCGAACTGAACATTCCGCAGAACTTTGAAGTGGACCTGGATTCCAACACCCTGCTCCGCACAGCTGTGTCGCTGCTGCTCGACAAGGTGACGGACTCAAAGAACGACCTGCTCTCGCAGACGCTGGAGCAGTATGCCCTGGAGAAGGCACGGGAAGGAAAAAGCTGGACTATGCTGCCCGACGACCTGATGGATTTTGCCCGCAACCTGCTGAACGAACAGGTTTACGAAGCCATCACCGATTTGCAGCAGCTAAGTCTGGAGGATTTCCGGGAAGTGCGTGAGCAGCTGTTTCTGGTGCAAAAGCAGGTGGCGGAAACAGTGCAGGAGGCGGCGCAGCAGGCCATGCAGTTGTTTGAACAGGCCGACGTCTCCCCTGCCGACCTATACCAGAGCACGCGCGGCATCTACAGTTACTTTAACACCTGGCTAAAAACGGTTGACCTGAATTATGGCAACAGCAATGCTGCCAAGACCATTGCCGATGATAAGTGGTACGGCGGCAAAGCCAGCTCGGCAGCCAAAGCACAAATTGACAGCATTAAGCAGCCACTGACGGAGCTATACTTCCATATTGAGGAGATCAAAGACAAGTACGCCGCTACGTTCACCCTGATACAGCAGGTGGTGCCGCACCTGTACAAGGTCTCGCTGCTGAACGAGCTCGAAAAATGCCTGCAGGAGATAAAGCTGGACAAAAACACCGTCCATATCTCCGAGTTTAACAAACGCATCATCGATATTGTGCTCATGGAGCCGGTGCCCTTTATTTATGAGCGGCTTGGCGAGAAGTATAAACACATTTTGATCGATGAATTCCAGGACACTTCGGTGCTGCAATGGAACAACCTCCTGCCGCTGGTAGACAATGCGCTGGCCTCCGGCCACTTCAGCATGGTGGTGGGCGATGCCAAGCAAGCAATCTACCGCTGGCGCGGCGGTGAAATGGAGCAGATCCTGCACCTCTACAAAGGCAGCACGAAGCAGCTCTACGAAAACCGGCGGCACGGCCCGCTCATCCGCGAAAGATATGAGTCGGTGGACCAGGCGCGGCAGCCTGAAAACCTGAGCACCAACTACCGCAGCCGCTCCGAGATTATTGATTTCAACAACGAACTGTTCACCTTCATCAGCCAGGGGCATGCTAATTTCGGGATGTTCACCTCTATCTACGACAAGGATTTTACGCAGCAGGTGCCCACTGGCAGCGATAAGGGCGGTGGGCATATTCAGGTCCTTTTTACGCACGAGGACGACCTGAACCTGCAGTATGACCTGAACGGCTGCGCACGCACAGCAACATTGTATGAAGGATACAAAAACGAAGAACTGCTGACCTACGACGAGAGCACGCTGAACATGGTGCTGCAACTGGTGCGCCATGGCCTGTCTGAGGGCTATGCGCTGAAGGACATGGCTATACTTTGCCGTACCAACGTGAAGAGTAAGCTGATCGCCAATTTTCTGAAGGAGCGCAGGTTCGATATTATCTCCCAGGATTCGCTTTCCCTACAGTTTGCCGAAGTCATTAACCTGATCATCGCCATGTTCCGGGTCTTCAACCGGCCAAACGATTCGCTGGCGAAGTCAGAGGCGTTATACCTGGTATGCAAGGTATCACTGGAGACGGTGCCGGATGTGGAGATGACGAAGACCATCGCCGATATCGCCAATGACAAAGAGAACGCATCTTTCTTTGAGCAGCTGCGCGTGTTCGGTTTTGATGTGCAGGAGCGTGAAACTGGCAACCTCTCCATTTACGAGCTCACCGAAAAACTCATCCGCATCTTCAGCCTGCTGGGCAAGAACAACGAGAGCGAGTATCTCTTCCGCTTCCTGGACCTGGTGCTGGAGTATAGCCTCAAGCACAGCAACAACCTGAATAACTTTCTTTCTTACTGGGAGGTGCAGAAGGACAAGCTAAGCATTAACACGCCTAAAAACAGGAACGCCATCACCATCACCAGCATCCATAAGTCCAAGGGACTCGCTTACCCGATCGTCATCATTCCCTTCGCGGATTGGAGCACCTCTCCTAAGCCTGGGAACCTGATGTGGAGCCAGCTGCCCGATGATGTGCATGTGACGGGAAAGTTGCGAAGCGTGGCCGTGAACACCAGCTCGCGGTTGGAGAACACCATTCTTTCAGAGCAGTACAACACGGAACTCGAGAAAACCTTCATAGAAAACCTGAACATGCTGTACGTGGCCCTCACCCGCCCCATAGACCGGCTGTACCTGATTGGGGATGCCCGCGAGCTACTGGACGAGCGCAAGGCGCCGAAGCTGGACGTCCAGGCGAAAAACGTGAGCCACCTGCTGTACCGTTTCCTGGTGCACAAAGAGCTATGGGCCTTTGGCCAGCACTGCTACCAGCTGGCGCAGGGTAAACAGCAGGTAGCACGGCGTGATGATGCTTCAGACAACGACACCACTTACCGCGTGGATCACCTGGCTTCCACGGATTGGGAGCAGCGGCTAAAGATAAAGCAGCACGCCAACAACGTGTTTGACTTTGAAACACAGACGGTGCAGCGTCAGCAAAACCGAAAACTGCACTATGCTCTGGCGCGCATTGCCTTTGCCCCGGAACTTGACCGTGTGCTGCGCCAGATGGTGTACGAAGGCATCATCAGCGAGCGTGAAAAGCCTGAGGTGGCGCAGAAGCTGAAGCAAGTAATAAGCCACCCGCGGTTGCGCTATTATTTCACGAACAAAGTGGTGGTAGAGCATGAAAAGGAAGTGCTGGATGCCCGCGCTTACCTCTACAAACCCGACCGCATTGTGTTTGATGGCGATACGGTGGTGCTGATGGAATTTAAAACACCGCCGCCCGAGCCCGAGCACCGTTACCGGCTGGACCACTATGCCGTGCGCTTCCGGCAGTTGGGCTACCAGAAGGTGAAATGCGTGCTGTACTATTTCGAAACAGAGGAAGTGAAAACCTGGCAGTATGGCAGCAAGAAAACAGAGCAGCTGGGGCTGGAACTCTAA
- a CDS encoding PD-(D/E)XK nuclease family protein has protein sequence MQTFLELTAKYVYEKYKENISDLCIVLPSRRASFFFKTALAQAAPEPIWSPEVYAMEDFIRSLSKTDVLEPINLQLELFDLMLEQDPKLDFDNFVTWAGTLLEDFSRIDQNLVNTDKLFDYLSEAKALERWDPKFLGKDLSPTLKKYFSLWDNIEKTYHNLQKRLRDKKQAYTGMAFRQVASKIEKIAQSSACHQFIFIGLNSLTNSEEKIIRTLLKQNKAEVLFDSDDFYMDEATPNRAGSFLRKYKSTWGMPEWRWQQNLLLTDDKEINVIGVANASMQGKLAGQLLQEIRSKNKHTLTAIVLPDETLLLPVLHSIPEEVKNYNVTMGLSFRGTPLFNLIDLLFEVHLTGVTQLQSSGYKVYQYHHLSVTKLLTHPFIRRYELFLNDQPDQAKYKGMIQQVLDKMVQENKVLVTAQELLELGQHHPLFETLFRTWRDCDDIIVAMYALIELLREVYAHGRNSIETEYLYIFYTLVKRLDTIFDCREHKISVRSFRKFLYELISQTRLPFSGEPISEVQIMGMLETRALDFENLIILSVNENVLPAPKRQESLMPYDVLREFGLPTYAETEGAMAYNFYRLLQRAKTINLLYVLPSDTYGSGEKSRFILQLQNDLALRNPKIKFRDLTAAVEQQEMREYNEDIVIGKSPEIIAQLRQELERGLYPSHLNMYINCSLQYYFTRIAKMQEMDEVEEQLGADQFGTIVHQVLEDFFRPFEQSGAPIEAVHVEQMLEGLDEKVKKEFSKVTLGAKPERGMNYLLFKVAVEVLEKYLQKLIYSEELPLYVLRLEETLSAILPVQVGNTVVNVRIAGKADRIDLTGHQLRVIDYKTGKVEQNQLRVKPDDVELHFLTDPKYGKARQLWLYEYVIKRMLEESPETLLRNAQHVPVQSLEPTSGIISFRNLEAGVLPFDSDNIGGSGETGTDFKIASEKILSDFVNRVLDPEDPIQKTKDLDVCQWCAYRGICAR, from the coding sequence GTGCAGACTTTCCTGGAGCTTACGGCTAAATACGTTTACGAGAAGTATAAAGAAAACATCAGCGACCTCTGCATTGTGCTGCCGTCGCGGCGTGCGAGCTTCTTCTTTAAAACAGCGCTGGCACAGGCGGCACCGGAGCCTATCTGGTCGCCGGAGGTGTATGCCATGGAGGATTTTATCCGCAGCCTTTCCAAAACAGATGTGCTGGAGCCGATTAACCTGCAGCTGGAGCTCTTTGATTTGATGCTGGAGCAGGACCCGAAACTCGACTTTGATAACTTTGTAACCTGGGCCGGTACGCTGCTGGAGGATTTCAGCCGCATTGACCAGAACCTGGTAAACACCGACAAGCTTTTTGACTACCTGAGCGAGGCGAAGGCGCTGGAGCGCTGGGACCCGAAGTTTTTGGGCAAAGACCTCTCTCCCACGCTCAAGAAGTATTTCAGCCTCTGGGACAACATCGAGAAAACCTACCACAACCTGCAAAAGCGCCTGCGCGACAAAAAGCAGGCATACACAGGCATGGCTTTCCGACAGGTGGCCAGTAAAATAGAGAAGATCGCCCAGTCCAGCGCGTGCCACCAGTTTATCTTCATCGGCCTCAACAGCCTTACCAACTCTGAAGAGAAAATCATTCGTACGCTGCTGAAGCAAAATAAGGCCGAAGTGCTCTTTGACTCCGATGACTTTTACATGGACGAAGCTACCCCGAACCGTGCCGGCAGCTTCCTGCGCAAGTATAAAAGTACGTGGGGCATGCCGGAATGGCGCTGGCAACAAAACCTGCTGCTGACGGATGATAAAGAGATAAACGTGATTGGTGTGGCGAATGCCAGCATGCAGGGCAAACTGGCCGGGCAGCTGCTGCAGGAAATACGGAGCAAAAACAAGCACACCCTGACAGCCATCGTGCTGCCCGATGAAACGCTGCTGCTGCCGGTGCTGCACTCCATACCCGAGGAGGTTAAAAATTATAACGTCACCATGGGCCTCAGCTTCCGGGGGACACCTTTGTTTAACCTCATTGATTTGCTGTTCGAGGTACACCTGACCGGTGTGACGCAGCTGCAAAGCTCCGGCTACAAAGTATACCAATACCATCACCTAAGTGTAACGAAACTCCTGACGCACCCTTTTATCCGGCGCTACGAGCTGTTTCTGAACGATCAGCCCGACCAGGCGAAGTACAAAGGAATGATTCAGCAGGTGCTGGACAAAATGGTACAGGAAAACAAGGTGCTCGTCACGGCGCAGGAACTGCTGGAGCTTGGGCAGCATCACCCGCTCTTCGAAACGCTCTTCCGCACTTGGCGCGACTGCGACGACATCATCGTGGCCATGTATGCGCTTATCGAGCTGCTGCGCGAAGTATACGCGCATGGCCGCAACAGCATTGAGACGGAGTACCTGTACATTTTTTATACTTTGGTGAAGCGCCTCGACACGATATTTGACTGCCGGGAGCACAAGATTTCGGTTCGCAGCTTCCGCAAATTCCTCTATGAGCTCATCTCCCAGACGCGCCTGCCGTTTAGCGGCGAGCCGATCTCGGAGGTGCAGATAATGGGTATGCTCGAAACGCGCGCGCTGGATTTTGAGAACCTGATCATCCTTTCGGTAAATGAGAACGTGCTGCCAGCGCCCAAGCGCCAGGAGTCGCTGATGCCGTACGATGTACTGCGGGAGTTTGGCCTGCCCACCTATGCCGAAACGGAGGGTGCCATGGCCTATAACTTTTACCGCCTGCTGCAACGTGCCAAAACGATCAACCTGCTGTACGTGCTGCCCTCCGACACCTATGGGTCGGGCGAGAAGAGTCGTTTTATACTTCAGCTGCAGAACGACCTGGCCCTCCGCAACCCAAAGATCAAGTTCCGGGACCTGACCGCTGCCGTGGAGCAGCAGGAAATGCGGGAGTACAACGAGGACATTGTTATCGGCAAATCCCCGGAGATCATTGCGCAGCTAAGGCAGGAGCTGGAGCGCGGCCTTTACCCTTCGCACCTGAACATGTACATCAACTGTTCGCTGCAGTACTACTTTACCCGCATCGCCAAAATGCAGGAAATGGATGAGGTGGAGGAACAGCTGGGAGCTGATCAATTCGGAACCATTGTGCACCAGGTACTGGAGGATTTTTTCCGCCCGTTCGAACAGAGCGGAGCGCCAATCGAGGCTGTGCATGTGGAGCAGATGCTAGAGGGGCTGGACGAGAAAGTAAAAAAGGAATTCAGCAAAGTAACCCTTGGCGCCAAACCGGAGCGCGGCATGAACTACCTGCTGTTTAAGGTGGCCGTGGAGGTGCTGGAGAAGTATCTGCAAAAGCTAATTTACTCAGAGGAACTGCCGCTTTACGTGCTGCGGCTGGAGGAAACGCTCTCGGCCATACTTCCGGTGCAGGTAGGCAATACCGTGGTAAACGTGCGCATTGCCGGCAAGGCCGACCGCATTGACCTGACGGGACACCAACTGCGCGTAATCGATTATAAAACCGGAAAGGTGGAGCAAAACCAACTACGGGTAAAACCAGATGATGTGGAGCTACACTTTCTTACTGACCCAAAGTATGGCAAGGCGCGACAACTGTGGCTGTACGAGTACGTGATCAAGCGCATGCTGGAGGAGTCGCCGGAAACACTGCTACGGAATGCGCAGCACGTGCCGGTGCAAAGCCTGGAGCCCACGTCTGGCATTATCTCTTTCCGGAACCTGGAGGCCGGCGTGTTGCCTTTCGATTCAGACAATATTGGCGGCAGCGGCGAAACAGGAACAGACTTTAAAATTGCCTCTGAAAAAATCCTGAGCGACTTTGTAAACCGCGTGCTGGACCCGGAGGACCCGATACAGAAAACGAAGGATCTGGATGTGTGCCAGTGGTGCGCCTACCGGGGCATCTGCGCGCGCTAA
- a CDS encoding VOC family protein, whose product MEPRLTLITLGVKNLQRSRDFYQNVFGWKPTESSTEGIVFFELNGIQLALFPQESLADDAGVSAEGSGFRRFSLAHNVRSEREVNELVALLEEKGATVLKRPEKVFWGGYSSYIADPDENLWEIAYNPFLPIPDSEEKKTPSIH is encoded by the coding sequence ATGGAACCACGATTGACACTCATCACGCTGGGAGTGAAAAACCTGCAACGCTCACGTGACTTTTACCAGAACGTTTTTGGCTGGAAACCCACGGAAAGCAGCACGGAAGGCATCGTCTTTTTCGAACTAAACGGCATACAACTGGCGCTGTTCCCACAGGAGTCGTTGGCCGACGATGCGGGTGTTTCAGCGGAAGGCAGCGGGTTCAGGAGGTTTTCGCTGGCGCACAATGTAAGATCAGAGCGGGAGGTAAATGAGCTGGTTGCCCTACTGGAGGAGAAAGGCGCCACGGTACTGAAGCGCCCCGAAAAGGTATTCTGGGGCGGCTACAGCAGCTACATTGCAGATCCGGACGAGAACCTGTGGGAGATTGCCTATAATCCTTTTCTTCCAATTCCAGACTCGGAGGAGAAGAAGACGCCTTCCATTCATTAA
- a CDS encoding ATP-binding protein, whose amino-acid sequence MQNYNNLKVDLSNCDSEPIHHIGQIQPHGFLIILNQQSLQVEQVSTNIAAFVDVVPEDLIGHTLEKLCSGQGYLMLEKQLRNAVKLNPQLLHLCEHLFFGFIHSSEGKLVLECEPYFQGADQQRLENTQHFAQFQTQLNTLEGLGEQAQLVVNFVQQVLAYDRVMLYVFDEDWNGEVIAENVKDGVNSYLYHHFPASDIPAPARTLLEKKHVRQIPDVQAQPVKIIPYISPSTGAPSNILLSELRNPSEIHLEYLQNMGVHASLSFSILVKGKLWGLIACHHLSPIFIDYWKRQVCYLVAKAFANAIMATHEKRDLDIFELYKQREEALVQQLNKSGDISQGLFSGDLTLLDITQSASAAIYINNQLTRTANAPEEHEVMAIIEWLAEHRSDRVFSTRTLSKLMPGAEAFQNKASGLLALEISRYNKEYILYFKPEIRETITWAGNPEKPMTAKTEARIHPRKSFKNWEEIVKGKSHPWTLNELEITQILLKDLTAILLRNQADQLKNLNKDLRNNAHELQTKNRRLEDFAHIITHNLRSPLSNMKGLYNLYQAEPSQKVASEVMSRMHVVVENMSETIHDLNLLLKSALDQQTDGAADVAEALRKQEQNLQPVIAESNATIRTELAVLAFPVSKVYLESIMHNLLSNALKYRDESREPEILVKTWENDATVFLSVSDNGLGMNMENVGSKIFGLYQTFHQKKESKGLGLYLTKMQVESLGGRIMVESEQGLGTTFTVQLHRQ is encoded by the coding sequence ATGCAGAACTACAATAACCTGAAGGTTGATCTCTCTAACTGTGACAGCGAACCGATACACCACATTGGGCAAATTCAGCCACACGGTTTCCTGATTATTTTAAATCAGCAGTCGCTGCAAGTGGAGCAGGTTAGTACTAATATCGCTGCATTTGTGGATGTTGTGCCTGAGGACTTGATCGGCCATACGTTGGAGAAACTGTGTTCTGGTCAGGGTTACCTGATGCTTGAAAAGCAACTCAGGAACGCGGTGAAGTTAAACCCACAGCTGCTTCACCTTTGTGAGCACCTTTTTTTTGGATTCATACATAGTTCCGAAGGAAAACTGGTGCTGGAATGCGAGCCCTATTTTCAGGGCGCTGACCAGCAAAGGCTGGAGAACACACAGCACTTCGCCCAGTTCCAGACCCAGCTCAACACCCTGGAGGGACTCGGGGAACAGGCTCAGCTGGTGGTAAATTTTGTGCAGCAGGTGCTGGCCTATGATCGGGTGATGCTTTACGTGTTCGACGAGGACTGGAATGGCGAGGTGATTGCCGAAAATGTAAAAGATGGTGTGAACTCCTACCTCTACCACCACTTCCCCGCCAGCGATATTCCTGCCCCGGCGCGAACCCTGCTTGAGAAGAAGCACGTCAGGCAGATACCGGATGTACAGGCACAGCCGGTAAAGATTATCCCTTATATCAGCCCATCTACCGGTGCGCCCTCCAACATTCTCCTGTCTGAGTTGCGCAACCCCTCGGAGATTCACCTCGAGTATTTGCAGAACATGGGTGTCCACGCATCGCTCTCCTTTTCCATTTTAGTGAAAGGCAAACTGTGGGGCTTGATTGCCTGCCACCACCTCAGCCCGATCTTTATCGACTACTGGAAACGGCAGGTGTGTTACCTGGTGGCAAAAGCCTTTGCCAACGCTATTATGGCCACCCACGAAAAGCGCGACCTGGATATTTTTGAGCTGTACAAACAGCGCGAGGAGGCACTGGTGCAGCAATTAAACAAATCCGGCGACATCAGCCAGGGCCTTTTCAGTGGTGATCTGACTTTGCTTGACATTACGCAAAGTGCTTCAGCGGCAATTTACATCAACAACCAGCTAACTCGTACGGCCAACGCGCCGGAGGAGCACGAGGTAATGGCCATTATCGAATGGCTGGCGGAGCACCGGTCGGACAGGGTGTTCAGCACCCGGACGCTCTCCAAGCTAATGCCCGGAGCCGAGGCCTTTCAAAACAAAGCCAGCGGTTTGCTTGCCCTGGAAATATCACGCTATAACAAAGAGTACATTTTATACTTCAAGCCCGAGATCAGGGAAACAATCACCTGGGCCGGTAATCCGGAGAAGCCAATGACGGCAAAAACCGAGGCGCGTATTCACCCACGCAAATCATTCAAAAACTGGGAAGAGATCGTAAAGGGCAAATCCCATCCCTGGACGCTGAATGAGTTGGAGATTACACAGATTCTGCTGAAAGACCTGACGGCCATACTCCTGCGCAACCAGGCCGATCAGCTCAAGAACCTGAACAAGGACCTCCGTAACAACGCCCATGAGCTGCAGACTAAGAACAGGCGGCTCGAAGATTTCGCCCACATTATTACGCATAACCTCCGATCGCCACTGAGTAACATGAAAGGTTTGTACAACCTGTACCAGGCAGAGCCATCGCAAAAGGTTGCTTCTGAGGTGATGAGCCGAATGCATGTTGTGGTCGAGAACATGTCAGAAACCATTCACGACCTGAACCTGCTGCTAAAATCGGCCCTGGATCAGCAAACAGATGGCGCTGCGGACGTAGCGGAAGCACTGAGAAAACAGGAGCAGAACCTTCAACCGGTGATAGCTGAAAGTAATGCAACTATTCGGACGGAACTGGCTGTTTTGGCTTTTCCGGTATCAAAAGTGTACCTGGAGAGCATTATGCACAACCTTCTGTCTAATGCCCTCAAGTATAGGGACGAAAGCCGGGAGCCGGAAATTCTTGTAAAGACGTGGGAGAACGATGCTACTGTGTTTCTCTCGGTAAGCGATAACGGCCTGGGCATGAACATGGAAAACGTGGGCAGCAAGATTTTTGGATTGTACCAGACGTTCCATCAGAAGAAGGAGTCGAAAGGCCTGGGGCTATACCTGACCAAAATGCAGGTAGAGAGCTTAGGCGGTCGCATTATGGTGGAGAGCGAACAGGGCCTCGGCACCACCTTTACCGTGCAGTTGCACCGGCAATAA
- a CDS encoding DEAD/DEAH box helicase, translating into MNKIRFDELPLSPEVQRAIADMGFEEASPIQTEAIPVVLEGRDIIGQAQTGTGKTAAFGIPTIEGIDQNDRSVQALILCPTRELAIQVSGEIQKLAKYKQGISVVPIYGGQPYERQLRALKQGVQIVIGTPGRVMDHIERGTLVLDKVRKIILDEADEMLDMGFREDIEFVLERIPKDRQTIFFSATMSKPIMEMTKRYQTDPVLVKVVHQELTVTNIDQSYFEVRNSAKPEVLSRLIDMYNLKSAIIFCNTKRMVDELVSGLQARGYFADALHGDLNQNQRTNVMNKFRNGTLEILVATDVAARGLDVENVEAVINYDLPQDEESYVHRIGRTGRAGKSGKAFSFVGGRSDGYKIKDIMRYTKAKIVLQQVPSLEDVNEIRTNMFFDKVKEVLEKGSLAKNVSRIERFVNETDGYTPLDIAAALLKMSLKEAKAKEKGAEAEKGLRATKDGMDRLFITIGKKDQVHPRDLIDLLSQNTSIPEGRVGDIDLYDKFSFVEVPTEYTAEIVSSMSRFEYEGRSVVIEKSEKKGTREGKEGGEDFGFSSREGGDRGARGRSGGGSFRDRDRGDRGGDRRGGGGFRGGDGGGDRRGGGGFRDRDGGGDRRGGSNGGGGGFRKRRF; encoded by the coding sequence ATGAACAAAATCAGATTTGACGAGCTTCCGCTATCGCCGGAAGTCCAGCGAGCCATCGCTGACATGGGTTTCGAAGAGGCTTCACCCATTCAAACAGAAGCTATTCCTGTTGTTTTAGAAGGCAGAGACATTATTGGCCAGGCCCAGACGGGTACTGGTAAAACCGCTGCTTTCGGTATTCCAACCATCGAGGGAATTGACCAGAACGACAGAAGCGTACAGGCGCTTATTCTTTGCCCCACGCGTGAGCTGGCCATTCAGGTTTCCGGAGAAATCCAGAAGCTGGCTAAGTATAAGCAAGGCATTAGTGTTGTTCCGATTTATGGCGGACAGCCGTACGAGCGCCAGTTGCGCGCGCTAAAGCAGGGTGTTCAGATTGTAATCGGTACGCCGGGCCGTGTAATGGACCACATCGAGCGTGGTACGCTTGTGCTAGACAAAGTAAGAAAGATTATACTTGACGAAGCGGACGAAATGCTGGACATGGGCTTCCGTGAAGACATTGAGTTTGTACTGGAGCGTATCCCTAAAGATCGCCAGACAATCTTCTTCTCGGCCACCATGTCAAAGCCAATCATGGAAATGACCAAGCGTTACCAGACAGATCCTGTTCTGGTAAAGGTGGTACACCAGGAGCTGACCGTAACCAACATTGACCAATCATACTTTGAGGTACGTAACAGCGCTAAGCCGGAAGTGCTTTCGCGCTTGATCGACATGTACAACCTCAAATCAGCCATTATCTTCTGTAACACGAAGCGCATGGTGGATGAACTGGTATCGGGCCTGCAGGCACGTGGCTATTTTGCAGATGCCCTGCACGGTGATTTGAACCAAAACCAGCGTACGAACGTGATGAACAAGTTCCGCAACGGCACGCTGGAAATACTGGTAGCAACTGACGTAGCTGCCCGTGGACTGGACGTGGAGAATGTGGAAGCCGTTATTAATTACGACCTGCCGCAGGACGAAGAGTCTTACGTACACCGCATTGGCCGTACAGGCCGTGCCGGTAAGTCCGGTAAAGCCTTCTCATTTGTAGGTGGCCGTTCTGACGGGTACAAGATCAAGGACATCATGCGGTATACCAAGGCGAAGATTGTGCTGCAGCAGGTACCGTCGTTGGAAGATGTAAATGAGATCCGCACGAACATGTTCTTCGATAAAGTGAAGGAAGTGCTGGAGAAAGGATCACTTGCCAAGAACGTGTCCCGCATCGAACGTTTTGTGAACGAGACAGATGGCTACACGCCGCTTGATATCGCAGCTGCCCTCTTGAAAATGAGCCTGAAAGAGGCGAAGGCAAAGGAGAAAGGCGCTGAAGCTGAGAAAGGCCTACGTGCCACGAAAGACGGCATGGATCGCCTTTTCATTACAATCGGCAAAAAAGACCAGGTACACCCGCGTGACCTGATCGACCTGCTGTCGCAGAACACCAGCATTCCGGAAGGACGTGTGGGCGATATTGACCTGTACGACAAGTTCAGCTTTGTGGAAGTGCCAACGGAGTATACTGCTGAGATCGTTTCCAGCATGAGCCGCTTCGAATACGAAGGCCGTTCTGTGGTGATTGAAAAGTCAGAGAAGAAAGGTACGCGTGAAGGCAAGGAAGGCGGAGAAGACTTCGGCTTTAGCAGTAGAGAAGGTGGTGATCGTGGTGCCCGAGGCAGAAGCGGCGGCGGTAGCTTCCGTGACAGAGACCGTGGTGACCGTGGCGGCGACCGTAGAGGTGGCGGCGGATTCCGTGGTGGAGACGGTGGTGGCGACCGCAGAGGTGGCGGCGGCTTCCGTGATAGAGACGGTGGTGGTGACCGCAGAGGCGGCAGCAACGGTGGCGGCGGCGGTTTCCGCAAAAGAAGATTTTAA